Proteins encoded together in one candidate division WOR-3 bacterium window:
- a CDS encoding MscL family protein, with protein MAGFINFIRKQGIVGLAFGFILGGAVSKLVAALVEDIINPLIGIVLGKVSALSSFHLAIGPINILFGHFITVFIDFLIIALVVYGSFKILKLDKLDKKE; from the coding sequence ATGGCTGGATTTATTAATTTTATTAGGAAACAAGGTATTGTCGGTTTAGCCTTCGGATTTATATTAGGCGGTGCTGTTTCTAAACTTGTTGCTGCCTTGGTGGAAGATATTATTAATCCGCTGATAGGTATTGTGTTAGGTAAAGTTAGCGCGCTTTCTTCATTTCACTTGGCAATTGGACCAATAAATATTCTTTTTGGTCATTTTATAACTGTTTTTATTGATTTTTTGATTATCGCTTTGGTAGTTTATGGTAGTTTTAAAATCCTTAAATTGGATAAATTAGATAAGAAAGAATAA